One genomic segment of Lysobacter sp. 5GHs7-4 includes these proteins:
- a CDS encoding patatin-like phospholipase family protein yields MKNAAPARNTAVPPPQRRPERTALVLQGGGALGAYQAGVYQGLDEAGVAPDWLAGISIGAFNTAIIAGNPPGRRVEALREFWDTISQPTLLPATTLGQEARYAGLGDELRAWLDTWEAWRALVEGQRGFYQPRGWDPLAAPGPAQASWYDTAPMIATLQRMVDFDRLNDGGIRVSVGAVNVRTGNLEYFDNTQMRLDARHILASGALPPAFPAVEIDGEYYWDGGLVSNTPLSQVLASEPRRDTLVFQVDLWSAQGELPQTLLDVAERQKEIQYSSRTRLITETQRVAQHYRRLLRELLEEIPEDVRRSNPWAQYAAQLACDRRYSVIHLIYRERARIGHFKDYQFGRVAMREHWLSGQADIARALAHPEWLELPTGEVAFVSHDATAP; encoded by the coding sequence GTGAAAAACGCCGCGCCCGCCCGAAACACCGCCGTCCCGCCGCCGCAGCGCCGTCCCGAGCGCACCGCCCTGGTGCTGCAGGGCGGCGGCGCCCTGGGCGCCTACCAGGCCGGCGTCTACCAGGGCCTGGACGAGGCCGGCGTCGCGCCCGACTGGCTGGCCGGGATCTCGATCGGCGCCTTCAACACCGCGATCATCGCCGGCAATCCGCCCGGGCGGCGGGTCGAGGCGCTGCGCGAGTTCTGGGACACGATTTCGCAGCCGACCCTGCTGCCGGCGACCACGCTGGGCCAGGAGGCGCGCTACGCCGGGCTGGGCGACGAACTGCGCGCCTGGCTGGACACCTGGGAAGCCTGGCGCGCGCTGGTCGAAGGCCAGCGCGGTTTCTACCAGCCGCGCGGTTGGGATCCGTTGGCCGCGCCGGGTCCGGCGCAGGCCAGTTGGTACGACACCGCGCCGATGATCGCGACCTTGCAGCGCATGGTCGATTTCGACCGCCTCAACGACGGCGGCATCCGGGTCTCGGTGGGCGCGGTCAACGTGCGCACCGGCAATCTGGAGTATTTCGACAACACGCAGATGCGCCTGGACGCGCGCCACATCCTCGCCTCCGGTGCGCTGCCGCCGGCGTTTCCGGCGGTGGAGATCGACGGCGAGTACTACTGGGACGGCGGCCTGGTGTCGAACACGCCGCTGTCGCAGGTGCTGGCCAGCGAGCCGCGCCGCGACACCCTGGTGTTCCAGGTCGATCTGTGGAGCGCGCAGGGCGAGCTGCCGCAGACGCTGCTGGACGTGGCCGAGCGGCAGAAAGAGATTCAGTACTCCAGCCGTACACGGCTGATCACCGAGACCCAGCGCGTGGCCCAGCACTACCGGCGCCTGCTGCGCGAACTGCTGGAAGAGATCCCGGAGGACGTGCGCCGCAGCAATCCCTGGGCGCAGTACGCCGCGCAGCTGGCCTGCGACCGCCGCTACAGCGTGATCCATCTGATCTATCGCGAACGCGCGCGCATCGGCCACTTCAAGGACTACCAGTTCGGCCGGGTCGCGATGCGTGAACACTGGCTGTCTGGCCAAGCCGACATCGCGCGCGCCTTGGCGCATCCGGAATGGCTGGAATTGCCCACCGGCGAAGTCGCTTTCGTGTCCCACGACGCCACCGCGCCTTGA
- a CDS encoding DUF5916 domain-containing protein: MRAPLTLAILAALVGAAPLAQAVEIDGRLDPAEWEGAQRITDFRLTQPLSRAPAPQPTEALLLATPEGLAIGFRNTQPTSIPRRRQFAQRDQGGPVDRVNLYVDFDGDGRNGYNFTVLLSNSIIDTTITNENQFNDDWDGDWRHATSEDESGWYAELLIPWHIAPMREAAGGKRTLGVSLDRVIGATGERASWPAVGFNESRFLTAFERVEVPAYSQSLLAITPYVSGVYDAVGKGSDFDGGADLFWKPNGRFQLSATVNPDFGQVESDELTVNFSATETFFSDKRPFFTENQGFFDVPFGSLNNNSRLIYTRRVGGRNDDGTGSGDVTAAIKLNGSAAGFNYGVFAANEADEVGRDFYAVRATRDFAEQGVGAMVTRVNRPFLDREATVYEFDHRWTPNSQWSIRSTVVASDVDQAGRGIRDSGAQVRMDYDMGNGWRHQLYALHLGRDLQLNDFGYLERNNFNYLRYDLAHRVTDLPADSIYAGKDFHYAVSRRYNDQGVYIADAFAINRRSDLRDGGNEFAEIAAWSSGHDDLITRGNGVVDVPAKLYLYYERFRPRQNDGRWSFYGEAQYAAEGLGGMDEGKSRLYFEPRYNASDRLSFFSGIEISHNPDWLLWRGGNLLGSFRSNMISLNAGSVWLIDDKQELRVRLEAIGLDARSRQAYRVAADGRPLKVAESIPDFNLRNLGFQIRYRYELAPLSHLYIAYVRGGDLFEEGLELQGSAGREFRDAFDLRDSEQLLVKLSYRFEI, from the coding sequence ATGCGCGCACCCCTGACCCTGGCCATACTCGCCGCGCTAGTCGGCGCCGCGCCGCTCGCGCAGGCGGTGGAAATCGACGGCCGCCTGGATCCCGCCGAGTGGGAAGGCGCGCAGCGCATCACCGATTTCCGCCTGACCCAGCCCTTGTCGCGCGCGCCGGCGCCGCAGCCGACCGAGGCGCTGCTGCTGGCCACGCCCGAGGGCCTGGCGATCGGCTTCCGCAACACCCAGCCCACCAGCATTCCGCGCCGGCGCCAGTTCGCCCAGCGCGACCAGGGCGGGCCGGTGGACCGGGTCAACCTGTACGTCGATTTCGACGGCGACGGCCGCAACGGCTACAACTTCACGGTGCTGCTGTCCAACAGCATCATCGACACCACCATCACCAACGAGAACCAGTTCAACGACGACTGGGACGGCGATTGGCGCCATGCCACCAGCGAGGACGAGAGCGGCTGGTACGCCGAGCTGCTGATTCCCTGGCACATCGCGCCGATGCGCGAGGCGGCCGGCGGCAAGCGCACCCTGGGCGTGTCGCTGGACCGGGTGATCGGCGCCACCGGCGAGCGTGCGTCGTGGCCGGCGGTGGGCTTCAACGAAAGCCGCTTCCTGACCGCGTTCGAGCGCGTCGAGGTGCCGGCCTACAGCCAGTCGCTGTTGGCGATCACGCCCTACGTGTCAGGCGTTTACGACGCGGTCGGCAAGGGCAGCGATTTCGACGGCGGCGCGGACCTGTTCTGGAAGCCCAACGGCCGCTTCCAGCTCAGTGCGACGGTCAACCCCGACTTCGGCCAGGTCGAGAGCGACGAGCTCACGGTCAATTTCAGCGCCACCGAAACCTTCTTCAGCGACAAGCGCCCGTTCTTCACCGAGAACCAGGGCTTCTTCGACGTGCCCTTCGGTTCGCTCAACAACAACAGCCGCTTGATCTACACGCGCCGCGTCGGCGGCAGGAACGACGACGGCACCGGCTCCGGCGACGTCACCGCCGCGATCAAGCTCAACGGCAGCGCCGCCGGTTTCAACTACGGCGTGTTCGCGGCCAACGAGGCCGATGAGGTCGGGCGCGACTTCTACGCCGTGCGCGCCACCCGCGACTTCGCCGAGCAGGGCGTGGGCGCGATGGTCACACGCGTGAACCGGCCGTTCCTGGACCGCGAGGCCACGGTGTACGAGTTCGACCACCGCTGGACGCCGAATTCGCAGTGGTCGATCCGCAGCACCGTGGTCGCCTCCGACGTCGATCAGGCCGGCCGCGGCATCCGCGACAGCGGCGCGCAGGTGCGCATGGACTACGACATGGGCAACGGCTGGCGTCATCAGCTGTACGCGCTGCACCTGGGCCGCGATCTTCAGCTCAACGACTTCGGCTACCTCGAGCGCAACAACTTCAATTACCTGCGCTACGACCTGGCGCACCGGGTGACCGATCTGCCGGCCGATTCGATCTACGCCGGCAAGGATTTCCACTACGCGGTCTCGCGCCGCTACAACGACCAGGGCGTGTACATCGCCGACGCCTTCGCGATCAACCGCCGCAGCGACCTGCGCGACGGCGGCAACGAGTTCGCCGAGATCGCGGCCTGGAGTTCCGGCCACGACGACCTGATCACGCGCGGCAACGGCGTGGTCGACGTGCCGGCCAAGCTGTACCTGTATTACGAACGTTTCCGTCCGCGCCAGAACGACGGGCGCTGGTCGTTCTACGGCGAGGCCCAGTACGCGGCCGAAGGCCTGGGCGGCATGGACGAGGGCAAGTCGCGGCTGTACTTCGAGCCGCGCTACAACGCCAGCGACCGCCTGAGCTTCTTCAGCGGCATAGAGATCTCGCACAACCCGGACTGGCTGCTGTGGCGCGGCGGCAACCTGCTGGGCAGCTTCCGCTCCAACATGATCTCGCTCAACGCCGGTTCGGTGTGGCTGATCGACGACAAGCAGGAGCTGCGCGTGCGCCTGGAGGCGATCGGCCTGGATGCGCGCAGCCGCCAGGCCTACCGCGTGGCCGCCGACGGTCGCCCGCTCAAGGTCGCCGAGTCGATTCCCGACTTCAACCTGCGCAACCTCGGCTTCCAGATCCGCTACCGCTACGAGCTGGCGCCGTTGTCGCACCTGTACATCGCTTACGTGCGCGGCGGCGACTTGTTCGAGGAAGGACTGGAGTTGCAGGGCAGCGCCGGGCGAGAGTTCCGCGACGCCTTCGATTTGCGCGACAGCGAGCAACTGCTGGTCAAGCTGTCGTACCGCTTCGAGATCTGA